From Vitis vinifera cultivar Pinot Noir 40024 chromosome 3, ASM3070453v1, the proteins below share one genomic window:
- the LOC100257210 gene encoding uncharacterized protein LOC100257210 isoform X1, whose protein sequence is MSVFGGDSWAREAQHRKRKVEDLMVEGLDASSYKKLSTGKFACLLCANNPILDSPLMLSMHRKGSRHRAAESRFKERELRRQDEIKKRIALSDGSIGSGDTSTSAKQFRFTSKPLIEQTKKAASETLCNKIPKQNVTIQSHNAKESRDDSSNGPSNCNDNSSFPAMEAGERVVAQHQLDFQAIRERELRFTAAGWKRDCHGRWFKDENVSFFSGHFIHYPMEITQKLRYSSYFYAYSLLAG, encoded by the exons ATGAGTGTGTTCGGGGGAGATAGCTGGGCGAGAGAGGCCCAGCACAGAAAGAGAAAGGTGGAGGATCTAATGGTGGAAGGACTTGATGCATCTTCATACAAGAAGCTCTCCACCGGCAAATTCGCCTGCCTCCTCTGCGCCAACAACCCCATCCTCGATTCTCCTCTTATGCTTTCC ATGCATAGAAAGGGATCACGCCATCGTGCTGCCGAGTCCAGGTTCAAGGAGAGAGAATTAAGGAGACAAGATGAGATAAAGAAGAGAATAGCTTTATCTGATGGTTCCATAGGCAGTGGTGATACTAGCACTTCTGCCAAACAATTTAGGTTCACAAGCAAGCCATTGATTGAACAGACAAAGAAGGCTGCTTCTGAGACACTCTGCAATAAAATTCCTAAGCAAAATGTTACAATTCAGAGCCATAATGCCAAAGAAAGTAGAGATGATTCCTCAAATGGACCATCAAATTGTAATGACAATAGCTCCTTCCCTGCAATGGAAGCAGGTGAAAGAGTGGTTGCACAGCACCAATTGGATTTCCAGGCCATTCGAGAGAGGGAACTCAGGTTCACCGCTGCCGGTTGGAAGCGCGACTGCCATGGAAGGTGGTTTAAAGATGAAAACGTGAGTTTCTTCTCAGGCCATTTTATTCATTACCCCATGGAGATAACCCAAAAACTGCGTTATTCTAGTTATTTTTATGCCTATTCTTTGCTTGCAGGTTGA
- the LOC100257210 gene encoding uncharacterized protein LOC100257210 isoform X2 — protein sequence MSVFGGDSWAREAQHRKRKVEDLMVEGLDASSYKKLSTGKFACLLCANNPILDSPLMLSMHRKGSRHRAAESRFKERELRRQDEIKKRIALSDGSIGSGDTSTSAKQFRFTSKPLIEQTKKAASETLCNKIPKQNVTIQSHNAKESRDDSSNGPSNCNDNSSFPAMEAGERVVAQHQLDFQAIRERELRFTAAGWKRDCHGRWFKDENVEFDSDEEDPNICLA from the exons ATGAGTGTGTTCGGGGGAGATAGCTGGGCGAGAGAGGCCCAGCACAGAAAGAGAAAGGTGGAGGATCTAATGGTGGAAGGACTTGATGCATCTTCATACAAGAAGCTCTCCACCGGCAAATTCGCCTGCCTCCTCTGCGCCAACAACCCCATCCTCGATTCTCCTCTTATGCTTTCC ATGCATAGAAAGGGATCACGCCATCGTGCTGCCGAGTCCAGGTTCAAGGAGAGAGAATTAAGGAGACAAGATGAGATAAAGAAGAGAATAGCTTTATCTGATGGTTCCATAGGCAGTGGTGATACTAGCACTTCTGCCAAACAATTTAGGTTCACAAGCAAGCCATTGATTGAACAGACAAAGAAGGCTGCTTCTGAGACACTCTGCAATAAAATTCCTAAGCAAAATGTTACAATTCAGAGCCATAATGCCAAAGAAAGTAGAGATGATTCCTCAAATGGACCATCAAATTGTAATGACAATAGCTCCTTCCCTGCAATGGAAGCAGGTGAAAGAGTGGTTGCACAGCACCAATTGGATTTCCAGGCCATTCGAGAGAGGGAACTCAGGTTCACCGCTGCCGGTTGGAAGCGCGACTGCCATGGAAGGTGGTTTAAAGATGAAAAC GTTGAATTTGACTCTGATGAAGAAGATCCAAACATCTGTCTTGCTTGA